In Gossypium arboreum isolate Shixiya-1 chromosome 6, ASM2569848v2, whole genome shotgun sequence, the following are encoded in one genomic region:
- the LOC108477515 gene encoding protein argonaute 2 isoform X2 produces MERGGGGYRERGIGGRGRYYGGGRGRARGRGRDGSADNQPPYQAPIGQGQSGANWNPTNSQVGPYQDGDARGGQTGGARGRRGGWVPRLPPERPNYSYEEESASGRGGGNGRGRGRRPFRPVPAPTLEPEDNIPALPPSPPPPQSVPEQLASTSLSSENQNRHNPIMRPDKGGRTALATVRLNVNHFRVKFNPESIIRHYDVDVRQLESPRNGRPAKLSKPLLSSIRKKLFTDNPQLPLLMTAYDGEKNIFSAVRLPEGEFKVELSEGEDVMARTYIFSIKLVNELKLGKLRDYLSRKAYSIPRDILQGMDVVMKENPVMHMIPAGRSFHPYESCPEDDLGYGITASRGIQYSLKPTYQGLALCLDYSVLAFRKKMPVLDFLAEHIPGFNVNSFRGFRRLVDHALKDLKVNVTHRRTKQKYVIVGLTRDDTRDVSFPDANDPQVQVRLVDYFREKYDNNIRYLDIPCLDLSRNKRMNYVPMEYCVLAEGQIYPKDDLDREAAFMLKNISLAKPHERQSKICGMVQSKDGPCGGNIIQNFGIEVDTRMTPVEGRVIGPPVLKLAAPTTGKLLKITVDKNTCQWNLVRKAVVVGKAIQCWAVIDFTQADRSKLNCDSFIPKLRNRCRNLGMTMDDPILYEPARMQIFSDGNALLQLLENVTCRVHELGRGNLQFLLCVMSRKDDGYKCLKWISETKIGVVTQCCLSNHANKGQDQYLANLALKINAKLGGSNVELNDRLPHFHGEGHVMFIGADVNHPGSDNKTSPSIAAVVATMNWPQANRYAARVRPQFHRKEQILEFGEMCLELVESYARLNNVKPEKIVLFRDGVSEGQFDMVLNEELMDLKSAFHRINYFPTITLIVAQKRHQTRFFPEGKWDGGPTGNISPGTVVDTKIVHPFEFDFYLCSHYGSLGTSKPTHYHILWDEHGFSSDQLQKLIYNMCFTFARCTKPVSLVPPVYYADLVAYRGRLYYQAMIKRQSPISTLSSSSSMTSSSSMSSAASFHDWFKLHANLENMMFFL; encoded by the exons ATGGAGAGAGGTGGTGGTGGCTATAGAGAAAGAGGAATTGGCGGAAGAGGTCGTTACTATGGTGGTGgaagaggaagagcaagaggaagaGGTAGAGATGGCAGCGCTGATAATCAGCCTCCGTATCAGGCGCCCATAGGCCAAGGGCAAAGTGGGGCCAACTGGAACCCAACTAACTCTCAAGTGGGTCCTTATCAGGACGGCGATGCGAGGGGTGGTCAGACTGGTGGTGCTCGTGGTAGAAGGGGAGGGTGGGTTCCTCGGCTTCCACCGGAGAGACCGAATTATAGTTATGAGGAGGAATCAGCCAGCGGCAGGGGTGGCGGAAATGGTCGTGGGCGAGGGAGGAGGCCTTTCAGGCCCGTTCCTGCCCCAACACTGGAGCCTGAAGATAACATACCTGCATTGCCTCCTAGTCCTCCTCCTCCACAGTCTGTCCCAG AGCAGTTGGCTTCTACATCATTATCTTCCGAGAATCAAAATAGACATAACCCAATTATGCGACCGGATAAAGGTGGAAGAACTGCTCTTGCAACTGTCAGGCTTAATGTTAATCATTTTCGGGTGAAGTTCAATCCGGAAAGTATCATAAGGCATTATGATGTTGATGTCAGGCAACTGGAGTCTCCTAGGAATGGTCGCCCTGCCAAACTATCTAAGCCATTATTGTCTAGTATCCGGAAAAAACTATTCACTGATAATCCTCAATTGCCATTGTTGATGACCGCATATGATGGTGAAAAGAATATATTTAGTGCTGTTCGATTACCTGAAGGAGAATTCAAGGTGGAATTGTCCGAGGGGGAAGACGTGATGGCCCGTACATACATCTTTTCTATAAAGCTTGTGAATGAGCTCAAGCTTGGCAAGTTGCGGGATTACTTGTCTAGGAAAGCCTATTCAATACCTCGTGACATATTACAGGGGATGGATGTAGTTATGAAGGAGAATCCGGTAATGCATATGATTCCTGCTGGCCGGAGCTTCCATCCTTATGAATCTTGTCCAGAAGATGATCTTGGATATGGCATCACAGCATCTAGAGGAATCCAATATAGTCTCAAGCCCACGTACCAGGGTCTAGCACTTTGCTTGGATTATTCAGTTTTAGCATTTCGCAAGAAAATGCCAGTTTTAGATTTTCTAGCTGAGCACATTCCTGGTTTTAATGTGAATAGTTTTCGGGGGTTTAGACGACTTGTTGATCACGCCTTGAAAGACCTCAAGGTTAATGTAACCCATCGACGTACCAAACAGAAGTATGTTATAGTTGGGTTGACGCGAGATGACACTCGCGATGTTTCATTTCCAGATGCGAATGATCCGCAAGTGCAAGTTAGACTCGTTGATTATTTCAGGGAgaaatatgacaataatattaGATATTTGGATATTCCTTGCCTAGATTTGAGCAGGAACAAGCGGATGAACTATGTCCCAATGGAGTATTGTGTCTTAGCTGAGGGTCAGATTTATCCAAAGGATGATTTGGATCGAGAAGCAGCTTTTATGTTGAAGAACATATCCCTGGCAAAGCCACATGAAAGACAAAGCAAGATCTGTGGTATGGTTCAATCCAAGGATGGACCATGTGG TGGAAACATTATTCAAAATTTTGGTATTGAAGTTGATACTAGGATGACACCAGTGGAAGGACGTGTGATTGGACCTCCAGTTTTGAAGTTGGCTGCTCCAACTACTGGCAAATTGTTGAAGATAACAGTTGACAAAAACACATGCCAGTGGAACCTGGTTAGAAAAGCTGTTGTGGTAGGCAAAGCAATTCAGTGCTGGGCTGTGATAGACTTTACCCAGGCTGATCGATCGAAACTGAACTGTGACTCATTCATTCCAAAGCTGAGGAATAGGTGCAGGAATCTTGGGATGACAATGGACGACCCCATCTTATATGAACCGGCTCGAATGCAAATATTTTCTGATGGGAATGCTCTTCTTCAACTGCTTGAAAATGTTACTTGTCGAGTACATGAACTTGGTAGAGGAAATTTACAATTTCTACTTTGTGTAATGTCGCGGAAGGATGATGGCTACAAATGTCTTAAGTGGATCTCTGAGACAAAAATTGGTGTGGTGACTCAGTGTTGCTTGTCCAACCATGCAAACAAGGGGCAGGACCAATACCTTGCTAATCTTGCTCTGAAAATCAATGCTAAGCTTGGGGGCAGCAATGTAGAGCTGAATGACCGGCTTCCCCATTTCCATGGTGAAGGTCATGTTATGTTTATTGGAGCAGATGTTAATCATCCTGGTTCTGATAATAAGACTAGCCCATCCATTGCTGCTGTAGTAGCAACAATGAACTGGCCTCAAGCTAATCGTTATGCAGCAAGGGTTCGACCCCAGTTCCATCGCAAAGAACAGATCCTAGAGTTCGGTGAAATGTGTTTGGAGCTTGTTGAATCTTATGCTCGTCTAAATAATGTTAAACCAGAAAAAATTGTGCTCTTCCGTGATGGGGTTAGTGAGGGTCAGTTTGATATGGTTCTTAATGAAGAGTTAATGGATCTCAAGAGTGCATTCCATAGAATCAATTATTTTCCTACGATCACCCTTATTGTTGCTCAGAAGCGACACCAAACTCGTTTCTTTCCCGAGGGAAAGTGGGATGGGGGTCCCACTGGTAATATTTCACCTGGCACAGTTGTTGACACTAAAATTGTGCATCCTTTCGAGTTTGACTTCTATCTTTGTAGTCACTATGGAAGCCTTGGTACTAGCAAGCCTACACACTACCATATCTTGTGGGATGAGCATGGGTTCTCTTCTGATCAGTTGCAGAAGCTTATCTACAACATGTGCTTTACATTTGCACGGTGCACAAAACCGGTATCTCTGGTTCCACCTGTGTACTATGCCGACCTTGTTGCATATAGGGGGCGGCTGTACTACCAGGCAATGATTAAAAGACAATCTCCCATTTCAACATTATCCTCATCTTCATCAATGACATCGTCATCATCAATGTCATCTGCAGCTTCATTCCATGACTGGTTTAAGCTGCATGCAAACCTGGAAAACATGATGTTTTTTCTTTGA
- the LOC108477515 gene encoding protein argonaute 2 isoform X1: MERGGGGYRERGIGGRGRYYGGGRGRARGRGRDGSADNQPPYQAPIGQGQSGANWNPTNSQVGPYQDGDARGGQTGGARGRRGGWVPRLPPERPNYSYEEESASGRGGGNGRGRGRRPFRPVPAPTLEPEDNIPALPPSPPPPQSVPDSVMMNVSEQLASTSLSSENQNRHNPIMRPDKGGRTALATVRLNVNHFRVKFNPESIIRHYDVDVRQLESPRNGRPAKLSKPLLSSIRKKLFTDNPQLPLLMTAYDGEKNIFSAVRLPEGEFKVELSEGEDVMARTYIFSIKLVNELKLGKLRDYLSRKAYSIPRDILQGMDVVMKENPVMHMIPAGRSFHPYESCPEDDLGYGITASRGIQYSLKPTYQGLALCLDYSVLAFRKKMPVLDFLAEHIPGFNVNSFRGFRRLVDHALKDLKVNVTHRRTKQKYVIVGLTRDDTRDVSFPDANDPQVQVRLVDYFREKYDNNIRYLDIPCLDLSRNKRMNYVPMEYCVLAEGQIYPKDDLDREAAFMLKNISLAKPHERQSKICGMVQSKDGPCGGNIIQNFGIEVDTRMTPVEGRVIGPPVLKLAAPTTGKLLKITVDKNTCQWNLVRKAVVVGKAIQCWAVIDFTQADRSKLNCDSFIPKLRNRCRNLGMTMDDPILYEPARMQIFSDGNALLQLLENVTCRVHELGRGNLQFLLCVMSRKDDGYKCLKWISETKIGVVTQCCLSNHANKGQDQYLANLALKINAKLGGSNVELNDRLPHFHGEGHVMFIGADVNHPGSDNKTSPSIAAVVATMNWPQANRYAARVRPQFHRKEQILEFGEMCLELVESYARLNNVKPEKIVLFRDGVSEGQFDMVLNEELMDLKSAFHRINYFPTITLIVAQKRHQTRFFPEGKWDGGPTGNISPGTVVDTKIVHPFEFDFYLCSHYGSLGTSKPTHYHILWDEHGFSSDQLQKLIYNMCFTFARCTKPVSLVPPVYYADLVAYRGRLYYQAMIKRQSPISTLSSSSSMTSSSSMSSAASFHDWFKLHANLENMMFFL; encoded by the exons ATGGAGAGAGGTGGTGGTGGCTATAGAGAAAGAGGAATTGGCGGAAGAGGTCGTTACTATGGTGGTGgaagaggaagagcaagaggaagaGGTAGAGATGGCAGCGCTGATAATCAGCCTCCGTATCAGGCGCCCATAGGCCAAGGGCAAAGTGGGGCCAACTGGAACCCAACTAACTCTCAAGTGGGTCCTTATCAGGACGGCGATGCGAGGGGTGGTCAGACTGGTGGTGCTCGTGGTAGAAGGGGAGGGTGGGTTCCTCGGCTTCCACCGGAGAGACCGAATTATAGTTATGAGGAGGAATCAGCCAGCGGCAGGGGTGGCGGAAATGGTCGTGGGCGAGGGAGGAGGCCTTTCAGGCCCGTTCCTGCCCCAACACTGGAGCCTGAAGATAACATACCTGCATTGCCTCCTAGTCCTCCTCCTCCACAGTCTGTCCCAG ATTCTGTTATGATGAATGTTTCAGAGCAGTTGGCTTCTACATCATTATCTTCCGAGAATCAAAATAGACATAACCCAATTATGCGACCGGATAAAGGTGGAAGAACTGCTCTTGCAACTGTCAGGCTTAATGTTAATCATTTTCGGGTGAAGTTCAATCCGGAAAGTATCATAAGGCATTATGATGTTGATGTCAGGCAACTGGAGTCTCCTAGGAATGGTCGCCCTGCCAAACTATCTAAGCCATTATTGTCTAGTATCCGGAAAAAACTATTCACTGATAATCCTCAATTGCCATTGTTGATGACCGCATATGATGGTGAAAAGAATATATTTAGTGCTGTTCGATTACCTGAAGGAGAATTCAAGGTGGAATTGTCCGAGGGGGAAGACGTGATGGCCCGTACATACATCTTTTCTATAAAGCTTGTGAATGAGCTCAAGCTTGGCAAGTTGCGGGATTACTTGTCTAGGAAAGCCTATTCAATACCTCGTGACATATTACAGGGGATGGATGTAGTTATGAAGGAGAATCCGGTAATGCATATGATTCCTGCTGGCCGGAGCTTCCATCCTTATGAATCTTGTCCAGAAGATGATCTTGGATATGGCATCACAGCATCTAGAGGAATCCAATATAGTCTCAAGCCCACGTACCAGGGTCTAGCACTTTGCTTGGATTATTCAGTTTTAGCATTTCGCAAGAAAATGCCAGTTTTAGATTTTCTAGCTGAGCACATTCCTGGTTTTAATGTGAATAGTTTTCGGGGGTTTAGACGACTTGTTGATCACGCCTTGAAAGACCTCAAGGTTAATGTAACCCATCGACGTACCAAACAGAAGTATGTTATAGTTGGGTTGACGCGAGATGACACTCGCGATGTTTCATTTCCAGATGCGAATGATCCGCAAGTGCAAGTTAGACTCGTTGATTATTTCAGGGAgaaatatgacaataatattaGATATTTGGATATTCCTTGCCTAGATTTGAGCAGGAACAAGCGGATGAACTATGTCCCAATGGAGTATTGTGTCTTAGCTGAGGGTCAGATTTATCCAAAGGATGATTTGGATCGAGAAGCAGCTTTTATGTTGAAGAACATATCCCTGGCAAAGCCACATGAAAGACAAAGCAAGATCTGTGGTATGGTTCAATCCAAGGATGGACCATGTGG TGGAAACATTATTCAAAATTTTGGTATTGAAGTTGATACTAGGATGACACCAGTGGAAGGACGTGTGATTGGACCTCCAGTTTTGAAGTTGGCTGCTCCAACTACTGGCAAATTGTTGAAGATAACAGTTGACAAAAACACATGCCAGTGGAACCTGGTTAGAAAAGCTGTTGTGGTAGGCAAAGCAATTCAGTGCTGGGCTGTGATAGACTTTACCCAGGCTGATCGATCGAAACTGAACTGTGACTCATTCATTCCAAAGCTGAGGAATAGGTGCAGGAATCTTGGGATGACAATGGACGACCCCATCTTATATGAACCGGCTCGAATGCAAATATTTTCTGATGGGAATGCTCTTCTTCAACTGCTTGAAAATGTTACTTGTCGAGTACATGAACTTGGTAGAGGAAATTTACAATTTCTACTTTGTGTAATGTCGCGGAAGGATGATGGCTACAAATGTCTTAAGTGGATCTCTGAGACAAAAATTGGTGTGGTGACTCAGTGTTGCTTGTCCAACCATGCAAACAAGGGGCAGGACCAATACCTTGCTAATCTTGCTCTGAAAATCAATGCTAAGCTTGGGGGCAGCAATGTAGAGCTGAATGACCGGCTTCCCCATTTCCATGGTGAAGGTCATGTTATGTTTATTGGAGCAGATGTTAATCATCCTGGTTCTGATAATAAGACTAGCCCATCCATTGCTGCTGTAGTAGCAACAATGAACTGGCCTCAAGCTAATCGTTATGCAGCAAGGGTTCGACCCCAGTTCCATCGCAAAGAACAGATCCTAGAGTTCGGTGAAATGTGTTTGGAGCTTGTTGAATCTTATGCTCGTCTAAATAATGTTAAACCAGAAAAAATTGTGCTCTTCCGTGATGGGGTTAGTGAGGGTCAGTTTGATATGGTTCTTAATGAAGAGTTAATGGATCTCAAGAGTGCATTCCATAGAATCAATTATTTTCCTACGATCACCCTTATTGTTGCTCAGAAGCGACACCAAACTCGTTTCTTTCCCGAGGGAAAGTGGGATGGGGGTCCCACTGGTAATATTTCACCTGGCACAGTTGTTGACACTAAAATTGTGCATCCTTTCGAGTTTGACTTCTATCTTTGTAGTCACTATGGAAGCCTTGGTACTAGCAAGCCTACACACTACCATATCTTGTGGGATGAGCATGGGTTCTCTTCTGATCAGTTGCAGAAGCTTATCTACAACATGTGCTTTACATTTGCACGGTGCACAAAACCGGTATCTCTGGTTCCACCTGTGTACTATGCCGACCTTGTTGCATATAGGGGGCGGCTGTACTACCAGGCAATGATTAAAAGACAATCTCCCATTTCAACATTATCCTCATCTTCATCAATGACATCGTCATCATCAATGTCATCTGCAGCTTCATTCCATGACTGGTTTAAGCTGCATGCAAACCTGGAAAACATGATGTTTTTTCTTTGA